A genomic window from Polaribacter gangjinensis includes:
- a CDS encoding ACP phosphodiesterase: MNFLAHLYLSDNNKNIMIGNFIADHIRGNQFKHYNLEIQKGIFLHREIDTFTDAHEIVRKSKRRLHERYRHYDGVIIDIFYDHFLAKNWATYSTIPLQTFATSVYEILQENSEILPVKSINFIKYMIDHNILYNYQFENGIEMVLKGMNHRTKGKSQMDLAIEDLQLFQKDFENDFLNFFEDLKFHSANFLINYPIQ, from the coding sequence ATGAATTTTCTCGCGCATTTATATTTATCTGACAATAATAAAAATATCATGATTGGTAATTTTATAGCAGATCATATCAGAGGAAATCAATTCAAGCATTACAATTTAGAGATTCAAAAAGGTATTTTTTTACATCGAGAAATTGATACTTTTACTGATGCACACGAAATTGTAAGGAAAAGCAAACGCAGATTGCATGAACGTTACAGGCATTATGATGGTGTAATTATTGATATTTTTTACGATCATTTTTTAGCAAAAAATTGGGCAACCTATTCAACTATTCCATTGCAAACTTTCGCAACTAGTGTTTATGAAATCCTGCAAGAAAACAGTGAAATATTGCCTGTAAAATCAATCAATTTTATAAAATACATGATTGATCATAATATTCTCTACAATTATCAATTCGAAAATGGCATTGAAATGGTTTTGAAAGGTATGAATCACAGAACCAAAGGAAAATCTCAAATGGATTTAGCAATCGAGGATTTGCAATTATTTCAAAAAGATTTTGAAAACGATTTTTTGAATTTTTTTGAGGATTTAAAATTTCATTCAGCTAATTTTCTTATAAACTATCCAATTCAGTAA
- a CDS encoding DUF2911 domain-containing protein, producing the protein MKKIILSLFIAVVGFSTNAQIKTPQPSTAQKIEQAVGLTNITLEYSRPNMNGRTIFGDLVPYGSVWRTGANANTKITFSTDVTVDGKSLKKGTYAIFTKPNEKSWDVIFYSDATNWGAPRTWDESKVALQTSVNVQEMPMNIETFTMTFDDITNDSAVIGILWEKVYVGIKFETPTDMMVSSQIEKMMAGPSADDFYASAVYYLQANKDIKQAQEWIDKAVEMTKDKPRYWFLRQQSLIHAKAGNKKGAIAAAKASLKYAEEGKNPDYIKMNKDSLKEWGAM; encoded by the coding sequence ATGAAAAAAATTATATTAAGTCTATTTATTGCCGTTGTTGGATTTAGCACGAATGCACAAATCAAAACTCCACAACCAAGTACTGCTCAAAAAATTGAACAAGCTGTTGGTTTAACAAATATTACATTAGAATATTCAAGACCAAACATGAATGGCAGAACCATTTTTGGGGATTTAGTTCCTTATGGATCTGTTTGGAGAACAGGCGCAAATGCAAACACAAAAATTACATTTTCGACAGATGTTACTGTTGATGGAAAAAGTTTAAAAAAAGGAACATATGCCATTTTTACAAAACCAAATGAAAAATCTTGGGATGTAATTTTTTATTCTGATGCTACAAATTGGGGAGCACCAAGAACTTGGGACGAATCAAAAGTTGCGTTGCAAACTAGTGTAAATGTTCAGGAAATGCCTATGAATATTGAAACTTTTACCATGACTTTTGATGATATTACAAACGATTCAGCTGTAATCGGAATTCTTTGGGAGAAAGTGTATGTTGGTATAAAATTTGAAACTCCAACTGATATGATGGTAAGTTCTCAAATCGAAAAAATGATGGCAGGTCCATCAGCTGATGATTTTTATGCTTCTGCAGTGTATTATTTGCAAGCAAATAAAGATATTAAACAAGCTCAAGAATGGATTGACAAAGCTGTTGAAATGACTAAAGACAAACCAAGATATTGGTTTTTACGTCAACAATCATTGATTCATGCAAAAGCAGGCAACAAAAAAGGCGCAATTGCTGCTGCAAAAGCTTCTTTGAAATATGCTGAGGAAGGAAAAAATCCTGATTACATTAAAATGAACAAAGATTCTCTGAAAGAATGGGGAGCAATGTAA
- the dnaN gene encoding DNA polymerase III subunit beta, producing the protein MKFIVSSSQLLKQLQVLGGVINSNNTLPILDNFLFELSENQLKISASDLETTMSSVVEVESDSSGSIAVSARLLTDTLKTFPDQPLTFKTDGSSKIEIISDQGNYDMAYFSGDEFPKAVNLPSPSKTIVPAHILGTAISKTIFAAGNDDLRPVMSGVFFQFSSQSLTFVATDAHKLVKYSRTDVTTDKTAEFIMPKKPLNLLKGILSGSDSEVTIEYNDSNAKFTFDNVALVCRLIDGKYPNYEAVIPKENPNKLTVDRASFLNSVRRVSIFSSKTTHQIRLKMAGTELNISAEDIDFSNKADERLSCDYQGDDMKIGFNSRFLSEMLSNLSSNEVLIEMSLPNRAGILTPIDGTEEGEQITMLVMPVMLNN; encoded by the coding sequence ATGAAATTTATTGTATCTAGTTCTCAATTATTAAAGCAATTACAAGTATTAGGTGGCGTTATTAATAGCAACAATACACTGCCAATTTTAGATAATTTTTTATTCGAATTGTCTGAAAATCAACTAAAAATATCTGCATCAGATTTAGAAACCACTATGAGTTCTGTGGTTGAGGTAGAAAGTGATAGTTCAGGATCTATTGCAGTTTCTGCTCGTTTATTAACAGATACTTTAAAAACTTTTCCTGATCAGCCATTAACTTTTAAAACTGACGGAAGTAGTAAAATTGAAATAATTTCTGATCAAGGAAATTATGACATGGCATATTTTTCAGGTGATGAATTTCCGAAAGCTGTAAATTTACCTTCACCGAGTAAAACAATTGTTCCTGCTCATATTTTAGGAACAGCGATTTCAAAAACTATTTTTGCGGCTGGAAATGACGATTTACGCCCAGTAATGAGTGGTGTTTTCTTTCAATTTAGTTCTCAAAGTTTGACATTTGTAGCTACAGATGCTCACAAATTGGTAAAATATTCAAGAACGGATGTTACTACTGATAAAACAGCTGAATTTATCATGCCAAAAAAACCTTTGAACTTGTTGAAAGGAATTTTAAGTGGCTCTGATAGCGAAGTAACTATTGAATATAATGACTCAAATGCGAAATTTACTTTTGATAATGTTGCATTGGTGTGTCGTTTAATCGATGGAAAATATCCAAATTACGAAGCTGTAATTCCTAAAGAAAATCCGAATAAATTGACTGTTGATAGAGCTTCTTTCTTGAATTCTGTAAGACGTGTTTCTATTTTTTCAAGCAAAACTACACACCAAATTCGATTGAAAATGGCTGGAACAGAATTGAATATTTCTGCTGAAGACATTGATTTTTCTAACAAAGCTGACGAACGTTTGAGTTGTGATTATCAAGGAGATGACATGAAAATTGGATTCAACTCGCGTTTTTTAAGTGAAATGTTAAGCAATCTAAGTTCAAACGAAGTTTTAATTGAAATGTCATTGCCAAACAGAGCTGGAATTTTAACCCCAATTGATGGAACTGAAGAAGGAGAACAAATTACCATGTTAGTAATGCCTGTGATGTTGAACAATTAA
- a CDS encoding PIG-L family deacetylase, with the protein MNKTFFISISLLFISIVSLGQKPAKLSSNQIYEKIQKLNFLGTALYIAAHPDDENTRLISYLANHVKARTGYLSLTRGDGGQNLIGPEIRELLGVIRTQELLAARNLDGGEQFFTRANDFGYSKHPDETLAIWEKEKVLSDVVWAIRTFKPDVIINRFNHRTPGSTHGHHTTSAMLSVEAFDLVADENQFSEQLKFTKVWQPKRLFFNTSSWFYRNSDDFENATKELSKVDVGVFYPLKGLSNNELASMASSQHLCQGFGRLTTRGSENEYLEFLKGDSLSVKNDIFSGIDTTWKRVEGGSEIGEILSKIEQNFDFVNPSNHLPKLLEAYQKIALLKDDYWREIKQKQLLEIIEACAGLYLEVSADSSTAIPDEKISVNFELINRSQIPIMLTSIKSTLDDKTTFKGLDLKHNQRLNFKETIGIQTSNFTSPYWLKNEPTLGLYNVENQLLIGKPVTPREAKIEFNLVINYIPIIITKNIIRRYAESDKGEIYEPFEILPKVTTKLTEKVLIFSDSIPKKVAVEIRAGTNYINGNVTLKVPQNWRIEPENHHFDILQKNDKQVVEFLVFPPKNQQEAMLKVVATINEKEFDKELIEINYNHIPKQSILLNSEAKIVRLNIEKSGNNIGYIKGAGDLIPESLRQIGYKVEEIIPSEITEVSLQKYDAIILGIRAYNVIDELKFKQKYLLDFVENGGNLIVQYNTDRGVDVAAPFMLKLSNDRVTDESSEVVFLDETHPILNFPNKITQDDFKGWTQERGLYFPNSWGEEFTPIFSMNDKGETPKKGSLLVAKLGKGNYIYTGLSFFRELPSGVSGAYKLFANMLSLPKNVETKSAIKN; encoded by the coding sequence ATGAATAAAACTTTTTTTATATCAATCTCATTACTGTTTATTTCAATAGTGTCTTTAGGGCAAAAGCCTGCAAAACTCTCTTCGAATCAAATTTATGAGAAAATTCAAAAGCTCAATTTTTTAGGAACTGCTTTATACATTGCAGCACATCCAGATGATGAAAATACACGATTGATTTCGTATTTGGCAAATCATGTAAAAGCAAGAACTGGATATTTGTCTTTGACAAGAGGTGATGGAGGGCAAAATTTGATAGGTCCTGAAATTAGAGAATTATTAGGAGTCATAAGAACTCAAGAACTTTTAGCAGCCAGAAATTTAGATGGAGGAGAACAATTTTTTACAAGAGCTAATGATTTTGGCTATTCAAAACATCCTGATGAAACACTTGCTATTTGGGAAAAAGAAAAAGTGTTGAGTGATGTAGTTTGGGCAATTCGAACTTTTAAACCCGATGTAATTATCAACAGATTCAATCACAGAACTCCGGGTTCGACACATGGTCATCATACAACTTCTGCCATGTTGAGTGTAGAAGCTTTTGATTTGGTGGCTGATGAAAATCAATTTTCAGAGCAATTGAAATTTACAAAAGTGTGGCAACCAAAACGATTATTTTTTAATACTTCATCTTGGTTTTATAGAAATTCTGATGATTTTGAAAACGCCACAAAAGAGCTTTCAAAGGTTGATGTAGGCGTTTTTTATCCTTTAAAAGGTTTGTCTAACAACGAGTTAGCTTCAATGGCAAGTAGTCAGCATTTGTGTCAAGGTTTTGGAAGACTCACAACCAGAGGCAGTGAAAACGAATATTTAGAATTTTTAAAAGGGGATTCTTTATCAGTTAAAAACGATATTTTTTCAGGAATTGATACTACTTGGAAAAGGGTAGAAGGAGGTAGTGAAATTGGCGAAATTTTATCAAAAATTGAACAAAATTTTGATTTTGTAAATCCGTCTAATCATCTACCAAAATTGTTAGAGGCCTATCAAAAAATTGCTTTGCTAAAAGATGATTATTGGCGAGAAATCAAACAAAAACAATTATTGGAAATTATTGAAGCTTGTGCAGGTTTGTATTTAGAGGTTTCTGCAGATTCATCAACTGCCATTCCTGATGAGAAAATATCTGTAAATTTCGAGTTGATCAATCGAAGTCAAATTCCAATTATGCTAACTTCTATCAAAAGTACTCTTGATGATAAAACCACTTTTAAAGGGTTGGATTTGAAACATAATCAAAGATTGAATTTTAAAGAAACAATTGGTATTCAAACATCAAATTTCACGTCACCTTATTGGTTGAAAAACGAACCAACGTTAGGTTTGTATAATGTGGAAAATCAATTATTGATTGGAAAACCAGTCACTCCAAGAGAAGCAAAAATCGAATTTAATTTGGTGATTAATTACATTCCGATAATCATTACAAAAAATATCATTCGAAGATATGCAGAAAGTGATAAAGGTGAAATTTACGAACCTTTTGAAATTTTACCTAAAGTAACCACCAAACTTACTGAAAAAGTGCTTATTTTTTCTGATAGTATTCCTAAAAAAGTAGCTGTTGAAATTCGTGCAGGAACCAATTACATCAATGGAAATGTTACTTTAAAAGTTCCACAAAACTGGAGAATAGAACCAGAAAATCATCACTTTGATATTTTACAAAAAAATGACAAACAAGTAGTAGAGTTTTTAGTTTTTCCACCAAAAAATCAGCAAGAAGCAATGCTTAAAGTGGTGGCAACTATTAATGAAAAAGAATTCGATAAAGAGTTGATTGAAATCAATTATAACCACATTCCCAAACAATCTATATTATTAAATTCTGAAGCAAAAATTGTACGATTGAACATTGAAAAATCTGGAAATAATATTGGATATATCAAAGGTGCAGGTGATTTAATTCCTGAAAGTTTACGTCAAATTGGCTATAAAGTTGAAGAAATTATTCCATCAGAAATAACTGAAGTAAGTCTTCAAAAGTATGATGCTATTATACTGGGAATCAGAGCTTATAATGTGATTGATGAATTGAAATTTAAACAAAAATATTTGCTAGATTTTGTTGAAAATGGAGGGAATTTAATTGTACAATACAATACTGATAGAGGTGTAGATGTTGCTGCGCCTTTCATGTTGAAATTGTCTAATGACAGAGTTACTGATGAATCATCTGAAGTTGTTTTTTTAGATGAAACTCATCCAATTTTAAATTTTCCAAACAAAATAACGCAGGATGATTTTAAAGGTTGGACACAAGAAAGAGGTTTGTATTTTCCTAATTCTTGGGGCGAAGAATTTACCCCAATTTTTTCAATGAATGACAAAGGTGAAACTCCCAAAAAAGGAAGTTTATTAGTCGCAAAATTAGGTAAAGGAAATTACATTTACACAGGTTTAAGCTTTTTTAGAGAATTGCCTTCAGGAGTTTCAGGAGCGTATAAATTATTTGCAAATATGTTATCATTACCAAAAAATGTAGAAACAAAATCAGCAATAAAAAACTAG
- a CDS encoding sodium:solute symporter yields MEIQPNLHTIDWIVLSITLIFIVVYGTYVTRKNTNVQDYIKGGNDTKWWTIGLSVMATQASAITFLSTPGQAFHSGMGFVQFYFGLPIAMVIICVVFIPMYHKLKVYTAYEFLEGRFDVKTRTLTAILFLIQRGLSAGITIFAPAIILSAVLGWDLLSLNIIIGFLVIIYTVSGGTKAVNVTQKQQMIIIFLGMFIAFWMIVNQLPTDITFTKALEIAGASGKMGILDFSFDLNNRYTVWSGFIGGTFLMLSYFGTDQSQVQRYLSGKSVRESQLGMVFNGLLKVPMQFFILLVGVMVFVFYQFNSSPLNFNPKANEVVQKSSYKADYQKLNGEHIVIENTKKALLVDGIQKHEVAEIQMLNSKDSTLKVASKEIIDKINLENPLEKIESNDKDYVFIHFILNNLPKGLIGLLLAVILSAAMSSTASELNALASTTAMDLYKRSNKTEKSETHYVKASKWFTLLWGIIAISVACVANLFDNLIQLVNIIGSIFYGNVLGIFLLAFFIKYVKGNAVFIAAIITQILIIIVWYLDWLPYLWLNLLGCILVMIIAILFQFLQKTTDYVNN; encoded by the coding sequence ATGGAAATCCAACCCAACTTACATACAATTGATTGGATTGTTCTTTCAATAACGCTGATTTTTATTGTTGTTTATGGCACCTATGTAACTAGGAAAAATACCAATGTTCAGGATTATATCAAAGGTGGAAATGATACAAAATGGTGGACAATTGGTCTTTCTGTGATGGCAACTCAGGCAAGTGCCATTACTTTTTTATCCACACCAGGACAAGCTTTTCACAGTGGAATGGGGTTTGTTCAGTTTTATTTTGGATTGCCTATTGCTATGGTTATCATTTGTGTAGTTTTTATTCCAATGTATCATAAGTTAAAAGTTTATACAGCTTATGAGTTTTTGGAGGGTAGATTTGATGTAAAAACAAGAACGCTCACAGCCATTTTATTTTTGATTCAAAGAGGACTTTCTGCAGGAATTACCATTTTTGCTCCTGCCATTATTTTGAGTGCAGTTTTAGGATGGGATTTACTTTCGCTAAATATCATCATTGGTTTTTTAGTAATTATTTATACAGTTTCAGGAGGAACAAAAGCGGTAAATGTTACTCAAAAGCAACAAATGATTATCATTTTTTTAGGAATGTTCATTGCTTTTTGGATGATTGTAAATCAACTTCCTACAGATATTACATTTACAAAAGCGCTTGAAATTGCTGGAGCTTCTGGCAAAATGGGAATTCTTGATTTTTCATTTGATTTGAATAATAGATACACAGTTTGGTCTGGTTTTATTGGCGGAACTTTTTTGATGTTGTCTTATTTTGGAACAGATCAAAGTCAAGTACAACGTTATTTATCAGGAAAATCTGTCAGAGAAAGTCAGTTAGGAATGGTTTTCAACGGTTTGTTAAAAGTGCCCATGCAATTTTTTATTTTGTTGGTTGGTGTTATGGTTTTTGTGTTTTATCAATTCAATTCATCTCCTTTAAATTTCAATCCAAAAGCTAATGAAGTTGTTCAAAAATCAAGTTATAAAGCTGATTATCAAAAATTAAATGGAGAGCACATTGTAATTGAAAATACCAAAAAAGCATTATTAGTTGACGGAATTCAAAAGCATGAAGTGGCTGAAATTCAAATGTTAAACTCAAAAGATTCGACTTTAAAAGTCGCTTCAAAAGAAATTATTGATAAAATAAATTTAGAAAATCCGTTAGAAAAAATAGAATCTAATGACAAAGATTATGTATTTATTCACTTCATTTTAAATAACTTACCCAAAGGTTTGATTGGTTTGTTGTTGGCCGTAATTTTATCAGCAGCTATGTCTTCAACTGCTTCAGAATTGAATGCCTTAGCAAGTACAACTGCCATGGATTTGTACAAACGAAGCAACAAAACTGAAAAAAGTGAAACTCATTATGTAAAAGCCTCCAAATGGTTTACACTTTTGTGGGGAATTATTGCAATTTCTGTGGCTTGTGTTGCTAATTTATTTGATAATCTGATTCAATTAGTAAATATTATTGGTTCTATCTTTTATGGAAATGTATTGGGAATTTTCTTACTCGCATTTTTTATCAAATATGTCAAAGGAAATGCGGTTTTTATAGCAGCAATTATTACTCAAATATTGATAATTATTGTGTGGTATTTGGATTGGTTGCCTTATTTATGGCTCAATTTATTAGGATGTATTTTAGTGATGATAATTGCCATTTTATTCCAATTTTTACAAAAAACTACGGATTATGTCAACAACTAA
- a CDS encoding VOC family protein produces the protein MIQPFHIAIPVQNLEKCRTFYRDILECKEGRSDTHWVDFDFFGHQLVIHQKDDFVAQKISNPVDGHDVPVPHFGVVLTWEDWHKLAEKLKAANTKFVIEPGIRFQGKVGEQATMFFNDPENNALEFKAFKDISQLFAK, from the coding sequence ATGATTCAACCATTTCACATCGCAATTCCTGTTCAAAATTTAGAAAAATGTCGCACTTTTTACAGAGATATTTTAGAATGTAAAGAAGGTAGAAGTGATACACATTGGGTAGATTTTGATTTTTTTGGACATCAATTAGTAATTCATCAAAAAGATGATTTTGTTGCACAAAAAATATCAAATCCTGTTGATGGTCATGATGTTCCTGTGCCACATTTTGGGGTTGTTTTAACTTGGGAAGATTGGCACAAACTGGCAGAAAAACTAAAAGCAGCCAATACAAAATTTGTGATTGAACCTGGCATTCGTTTTCAAGGAAAAGTAGGTGAGCAAGCCACAATGTTTTTCAATGATCCTGAAAATAATGCCCTTGAATTCAAGGCATTTAAAGACATTAGTCAGTTGTTTGCGAAATAA
- a CDS encoding NAD(P)-binding domain-containing protein, with the protein MQKVSILGCGWLGKPLAISLISKGFLVKGSTTSEEKLKWLADENIIPFLVDISQEEISKDFLDASVLIIAITSKNESDFKRLISQIEKANIQKVIFISSTSVYPSLNKIMTENDATQEHPLAIIENLFRENTHFKTTIIRFSGLIGGVRHPANWFQNGRKIPQPNGFVNMIHLTDCIAIIEKIIQQNCFGETFNACSNHHPTRKDFYENARKTKNFEPPIFEENETLNWKIISSEKLQKTLNYQFLVDNMLWDSEFEI; encoded by the coding sequence ATGCAAAAAGTAAGTATTTTAGGTTGTGGTTGGTTAGGAAAACCATTGGCGATTTCTCTGATTTCTAAAGGTTTTTTAGTGAAAGGTTCAACAACTTCTGAAGAAAAATTGAAATGGTTAGCTGATGAAAATATCATTCCGTTTTTGGTTGATATTTCTCAAGAAGAAATCAGTAAAGATTTTTTAGATGCATCAGTTTTAATCATCGCAATCACTTCAAAGAATGAATCGGATTTTAAAAGATTGATTTCACAAATTGAGAAAGCAAACATTCAAAAAGTAATTTTTATCAGTTCTACTTCTGTATATCCAAGTCTCAATAAAATAATGACCGAAAATGATGCCACACAAGAGCATCCTTTAGCAATTATTGAAAATTTATTTCGAGAAAATACCCATTTTAAAACCACCATCATTCGTTTTTCAGGATTGATTGGAGGTGTAAGACATCCTGCAAATTGGTTTCAAAACGGACGAAAAATTCCTCAACCAAATGGATTTGTAAATATGATTCATTTGACTGATTGCATTGCTATTATTGAAAAAATAATACAACAAAACTGTTTTGGAGAAACATTTAATGCGTGTTCAAATCATCATCCAACAAGAAAAGATTTTTATGAAAATGCTCGAAAAACTAAAAATTTTGAGCCACCAATTTTTGAGGAAAATGAGACACTGAATTGGAAAATTATCTCTTCTGAAAAATTACAAAAAACGTTGAATTATCAATTTTTAGTGGATAATATGCTTTGGGATTCTGAATTCGAAATTTAA
- the gldG gene encoding gliding motility-associated ABC transporter substrate-binding protein GldG, with the protein MTKKIQKIGIFLGIIILLNIVNQYVYKRFDLTADKRFTLSETTKNILSEIKKPLHITIYLEGDFPSEFKRLQTETRQFLEELSSENSNIKIHFENPDDQREALIKKGMMPSQLTIQEEGKFSEAIIFPWAEINFDEKTMLVSLLPNAIAVSQEQQLEKAIENLSYSFSNAIHTISQNKTKNVAIITGNGELQDIFQYSYLSEVAKKYKLAKFTLDSVASNPAQTLEDLSTFDLAIIAKPTEQFTEKEKFTLDQFITNGGKTLWMIDNVQAEQDSLSNGGKMLAYPLDLNLTDLLFSYGIRINTYLIKDLYAAKIALATGNIGNQPQFQNFDWFFHPLVNGNPTHAITRNLMPVRLQFANQIDVLQNNLKKTVLLQSSVLTKKVGTPSIIELQSIAEEPKEEDYKDGNQLFAILLEGEFTSAYKNRIKPFETKLFKGNSNDNKMIVIADGDVGKNQLLKGNPYDLSRDKWTNETFGNKDFLLNSIDYLLDDVGLMQLRNKTIKIAQLDQQKAYKERTFWQFFNVILPLVLLAVFGIIFNYLRKRKYS; encoded by the coding sequence ATGACTAAAAAGATTCAAAAAATCGGTATTTTTTTGGGGATTATTATTTTGTTAAACATTGTAAATCAATACGTTTACAAACGATTTGATTTAACTGCTGACAAGCGATTTACACTTTCAGAAACTACAAAAAATATCCTTTCCGAAATCAAAAAACCTTTACATATCACCATTTATTTAGAAGGTGATTTTCCATCAGAATTCAAACGATTACAAACTGAAACTAGACAATTTTTAGAAGAACTTTCATCCGAAAATTCGAACATAAAAATCCATTTTGAAAATCCTGATGATCAACGTGAAGCTTTGATCAAAAAAGGAATGATGCCAAGTCAGTTAACGATTCAAGAAGAAGGAAAATTTTCTGAAGCCATTATTTTTCCTTGGGCTGAAATCAATTTTGATGAAAAAACAATGCTTGTTTCTTTGCTGCCAAATGCAATCGCAGTTTCACAAGAACAGCAACTAGAAAAAGCCATTGAAAATTTGAGTTACAGTTTTAGTAATGCCATTCATACTATTTCTCAAAATAAGACTAAAAATGTTGCAATTATTACAGGAAATGGAGAATTACAGGATATTTTTCAATACAGTTATTTGAGCGAAGTTGCTAAAAAATACAAATTAGCCAAATTTACACTAGATTCTGTTGCATCAAATCCTGCACAAACTTTGGAAGATTTATCCACTTTTGATTTGGCAATCATTGCAAAACCAACAGAGCAATTCACTGAAAAAGAGAAGTTTACCTTAGATCAATTCATCACAAATGGTGGAAAAACTTTGTGGATGATAGACAATGTACAAGCTGAACAAGACAGTTTGAGTAATGGTGGAAAAATGCTGGCATATCCTTTAGATTTGAATTTAACGGATTTATTATTTTCATACGGAATTCGAATTAACACATATTTGATTAAAGATTTGTATGCAGCAAAAATCGCTTTGGCAACTGGAAATATTGGCAATCAACCACAATTTCAAAATTTTGATTGGTTTTTTCATCCACTTGTAAATGGAAATCCAACTCATGCAATTACAAGAAATTTGATGCCTGTTCGTTTGCAATTTGCAAATCAGATTGATGTTTTGCAAAATAATCTAAAAAAAACGGTGTTGTTGCAAAGTTCGGTTTTGACAAAAAAAGTAGGAACTCCCTCAATTATTGAGTTACAATCCATTGCTGAAGAACCCAAAGAAGAAGATTATAAAGATGGAAATCAGTTGTTTGCCATTTTATTAGAAGGCGAATTTACATCTGCTTACAAAAACCGAATCAAACCTTTTGAAACAAAGCTTTTTAAAGGAAATTCAAATGACAACAAAATGATTGTAATTGCTGATGGAGATGTTGGAAAAAATCAATTGTTAAAAGGAAATCCCTATGATTTATCAAGAGATAAATGGACCAATGAAACCTTTGGAAACAAGGATTTTTTACTAAATTCTATTGATTATTTATTGGATGATGTTGGCCTGATGCAATTGAGAAATAAAACCATCAAAATTGCACAATTAGACCAACAAAAAGCCTATAAAGAAAGAACTTTTTGGCAGTTTTTCAACGTAATTTTACCTTTGGTTTTATTAGCTGTTTTCGGAATAATTTTCAATTATTTGAGAAAAAGAAAGTACAGTTAA
- a CDS encoding Gfo/Idh/MocA family protein: protein MSTTKTIKWGILGLGKIAHKFASDLKTVSGCELYAVASRNQEKADEFAQIYQAKIAYDSYEKLAKDPAIDAIYIATPHSLHKELSILCLQHKKAVFCEKAFAMNFDEVSEMIQTAKENDTLLMEALWTRFLPHYQFVIDVVKSEKYGKIKQLEADFGFYAPYDLQNRVFRKEVGGGSLLDIGIYPIFAALSTLGIPEKIEAKATFFENGVDSSCNMLFQYANAKAYLKSTLLENTPITAIFQFEKATLTINRPFHGPSNVTILQNNIEETIDFNYSTHGYSFEIEHFNNLLQSNKKESDLMTFEFSKSLMKTLDTVRNCIGLTY from the coding sequence ATGTCAACAACTAAAACCATCAAATGGGGAATTTTAGGTTTGGGAAAAATTGCCCATAAATTTGCTTCGGATTTAAAAACAGTTTCTGGATGCGAATTGTATGCAGTTGCTTCTAGAAATCAAGAAAAAGCGGATGAATTTGCACAAATCTATCAAGCAAAAATTGCCTATGATTCCTATGAAAAATTAGCTAAAGATCCAGCAATTGATGCTATTTACATTGCAACTCCCCATAGTTTGCACAAAGAGTTATCCATACTTTGTTTGCAACACAAAAAAGCAGTTTTTTGTGAAAAAGCATTTGCAATGAATTTTGATGAAGTTTCTGAAATGATTCAAACAGCAAAAGAAAATGATACTTTGTTGATGGAAGCACTTTGGACACGTTTTTTACCTCATTATCAGTTTGTTATTGATGTTGTAAAATCTGAAAAATATGGAAAAATTAAACAATTAGAAGCTGACTTCGGATTTTATGCACCTTATGATTTGCAAAACAGGGTTTTTAGAAAAGAAGTTGGAGGAGGAAGTTTGCTAGACATTGGCATTTACCCCATTTTTGCAGCACTTTCTACGTTAGGAATTCCTGAAAAAATTGAGGCAAAAGCTACGTTTTTTGAAAATGGTGTTGACTCATCTTGCAACATGCTTTTTCAATATGCAAATGCCAAAGCCTATTTGAAAAGTACGCTTTTAGAAAACACACCAATTACAGCCATTTTTCAATTTGAAAAAGCGACACTTACCATTAATAGACCTTTTCACGGCCCAAGTAATGTAACTATTTTACAAAATAATATTGAAGAAACGATTGATTTTAACTACTCAACACATGGATATAGTTTTGAAATCGAGCATTTTAACAACTTGTTGCAATCGAATAAAAAAGAAAGTGATTTGATGACTTTTGAGTTTTCAAAATCATTAATGAAAACTTTAGATACAGTCAGAAATTGTATTGGATTAACATATTAG